Proteins encoded together in one uncultured Sphaerochaeta sp. window:
- the ablB gene encoding putative beta-lysine N-acetyltransferase, with amino-acid sequence MGDTNDTLLHLDGALVQHGKSNDRIYLMDPGTADVSLLVPKLVKLAEENGYGKIFTKIPRSISAPFLEAGFLIEATAEKLFHGEEEGLFLGMFLDEKRHEEVLSSEYEKVRELAFSADRRKPSTKYSVRLCSEQDAGSMATIYGKVFDSYPFAIDDPSFIMKTMDEGTVYAGIEEDGNLVALASGECSFKEDKRFSEMTDFATLPNKRGNGYALHLLAFLEDELRKRGILTAYTIARAISPGMNITFAKAGYTYGGRLHNNTNIAGNIESMNVWYKRLV; translated from the coding sequence ATGGGTGATACAAACGACACCTTGTTGCATTTGGATGGGGCGCTTGTCCAGCATGGGAAGAGCAATGACCGGATCTACTTGATGGATCCGGGCACTGCTGATGTTTCGCTCCTGGTTCCCAAATTGGTGAAATTGGCAGAAGAAAACGGTTACGGGAAAATCTTCACCAAGATTCCTCGTTCAATTTCTGCGCCATTCCTGGAAGCAGGCTTCTTGATCGAGGCAACGGCAGAAAAGCTCTTTCACGGCGAGGAAGAGGGGCTCTTCCTGGGAATGTTTCTCGATGAGAAACGCCATGAAGAGGTCCTTTCATCTGAGTATGAAAAAGTTCGTGAATTAGCCTTTTCAGCAGATCGTAGAAAACCAAGCACAAAGTATTCTGTTCGTCTATGTTCGGAGCAGGATGCCGGCTCAATGGCAACAATCTATGGTAAGGTCTTTGACTCCTACCCCTTTGCAATTGATGACCCATCGTTCATTATGAAAACCATGGATGAGGGTACTGTGTACGCTGGAATTGAGGAGGATGGCAACCTTGTTGCGCTGGCCTCAGGAGAGTGCAGCTTCAAGGAAGATAAACGCTTCTCTGAAATGACTGATTTTGCCACCCTACCCAATAAACGTGGTAACGGGTATGCCCTCCACTTACTTGCATTCCTGGAAGATGAGCTTAGGAAGAGAGGAATTCTCACAGCCTATACCATCGCAAGGGCTATCTCGCCTGGTATGAACATCACCTTCGCGAAGGCTGGCTACACCTATGGTGGCAGATTACACAACAATACCAATATAGCAGGAAATATCGAGAGTATGAATGTATGGTACAAGCGCTTGGTTTGA
- a CDS encoding sodium:solute symporter family protein, with the protein MNITITLIVVLYMLMMLGIGYYSSKRISSNADFMVAGRRLGPLLMAGTLAATEIGGGSSLGVVANAYGNWGMSAAWYIIAMGFAFMILIPLAPKFRSTSVKTVPEYFRRRYDKFSGAFSAIVMMMALVGLTAGQFKASASILEVMLGIDYTTSLIIVTIVITVYAVMGGLWSVTLTDFIQVFLIVIGMVIAVPFALKLAGGWATVKQTVPAEHFSLTGGIGGWGQIIGFVIMYVATFSVGQEAVSRYYAARDGKAAVQGSIIAAIVNFLFAFIPVILGLTMLSLFNQNMLDGNVVDALSNNSRYALPALAVATMPAVVTGILFAGIISATMSSADSDLLGAGSIFGNDLYKVFIHKGASSAQVMRVTKITMVVIALFSLITALVADNILTLLAFSFTLRAAGTFVPYVMGHFWKKSSSAGSTASILSGSIVFFLMDKGIIPSIPGLNNIIPGLLVSLVAFLIFSKAFPPKSESFDLLYEED; encoded by the coding sequence ATGAATATCACCATCACGCTCATCGTTGTTTTGTACATGCTTATGATGTTGGGAATCGGGTACTACTCCTCAAAACGGATTAGTTCAAATGCTGACTTCATGGTAGCAGGAAGAAGACTTGGTCCTCTCCTGATGGCCGGAACCCTGGCAGCTACGGAGATCGGTGGGGGTTCCTCTCTCGGTGTTGTTGCCAACGCATATGGGAATTGGGGAATGAGCGCGGCGTGGTATATCATTGCCATGGGATTCGCTTTCATGATCCTTATCCCGCTTGCTCCGAAGTTCCGTTCCACCTCGGTAAAAACGGTTCCCGAGTATTTCAGAAGACGCTATGACAAGTTTAGTGGAGCTTTCAGTGCAATTGTCATGATGATGGCACTGGTTGGATTGACCGCTGGGCAGTTCAAGGCTTCCGCTTCAATTCTTGAGGTCATGCTTGGGATTGACTACACAACCAGCCTAATCATTGTAACCATTGTTATTACTGTCTATGCAGTCATGGGTGGACTCTGGTCTGTCACCCTCACAGACTTCATCCAGGTTTTCCTGATTGTTATCGGTATGGTCATCGCCGTTCCCTTTGCCCTCAAACTTGCCGGTGGCTGGGCAACCGTCAAACAAACGGTTCCGGCTGAGCACTTCAGCCTCACCGGAGGTATTGGAGGCTGGGGCCAGATCATTGGCTTTGTCATCATGTACGTAGCCACCTTCTCCGTTGGTCAGGAAGCGGTCTCCCGCTACTATGCTGCTCGTGACGGAAAAGCAGCTGTACAGGGCTCAATCATTGCAGCAATCGTTAACTTCCTCTTTGCATTCATCCCAGTAATTCTTGGTCTTACCATGCTCAGTTTGTTCAACCAGAATATGCTAGACGGAAATGTTGTTGATGCACTTTCAAACAACAGCCGCTATGCACTTCCTGCCCTGGCAGTAGCCACCATGCCTGCAGTGGTAACCGGTATTCTTTTTGCCGGTATCATCAGTGCAACAATGAGCTCGGCAGATAGTGACCTGCTTGGTGCAGGTTCCATCTTCGGCAACGACCTGTACAAGGTATTCATCCATAAGGGAGCCTCAAGCGCGCAGGTAATGAGGGTGACCAAGATCACCATGGTTGTCATTGCTCTGTTCAGTTTGATCACGGCTCTGGTGGCTGACAATATCCTCACCCTCCTGGCCTTCTCCTTCACCCTGAGAGCAGCAGGTACCTTCGTGCCCTATGTTATGGGTCACTTCTGGAAGAAGTCCTCCAGTGCAGGTTCCACTGCATCGATACTCAGTGGAAGTATTGTATTCTTCCTGATGGATAAAGGAATCATCCCCTCCATCCCTGGATTGAACAACATTATTCCCGGTTTGCTGGTAAGTCTGGTGGCCTTCCTGATTTTCAGCAAGGCATTCCCGCCAAAGAGTGAGTCATTCGACCTGCTCTATGAAGAGGACTGA
- a CDS encoding diaminopropionate ammonia-lyase, which yields MTGTHQEISYIVREPRQKNTKLAEELFSMKQAQCSRRFHRQIPGYRMSPLQGLPNLAAMFGVGGIWTKDESSRLQLNSFKVLGGSFALYRYLQKLLGLSGPDTSFEYLASQEVKDKVGDLTFASATDGNHGRGIAWAAKRLGFKCVIYVHSETSTRRIDAIKSNGAKVVIVDGNYDDAVRQVAVDAEANGWTIISDTSWDNYTEIPTWIMQGYLTLLAETQEQFTGVGIVKPTHLFIQAGVGALAASVIGFYHALFGQDAPKCIVVEPDKAPCIYESALAGDGKPHSVGGALDTIMAGLACGDPSPIAWEILNEDADAFIKVPDYVAAKGMRMYATPLNGDPLIISGESGAVTLGAFASIMQYSGLKELKDALGLDEESQVLFINTEGNTDPIHFRQIIWEGANPVPNEYWHNL from the coding sequence ATGACCGGTACACATCAGGAAATATCGTACATTGTTCGTGAGCCCCGCCAGAAGAACACAAAACTGGCTGAGGAACTCTTTTCCATGAAACAAGCCCAGTGCTCCCGCCGATTCCATCGACAGATTCCAGGATACAGAATGAGTCCACTGCAGGGGCTGCCCAATCTGGCCGCAATGTTCGGTGTAGGCGGCATCTGGACCAAGGATGAGTCAAGTCGCTTGCAGTTGAACAGTTTCAAGGTCTTGGGGGGCTCCTTTGCCCTATACCGATATCTCCAGAAATTGTTGGGTCTCTCTGGCCCTGACACCTCCTTCGAGTATCTTGCCAGCCAGGAAGTCAAGGACAAGGTTGGTGATCTTACCTTTGCCAGTGCAACCGACGGAAACCATGGACGTGGAATTGCTTGGGCGGCAAAACGCCTGGGCTTTAAATGTGTCATCTATGTACACTCTGAAACAAGTACCCGGCGTATTGATGCGATCAAGAGCAACGGTGCCAAGGTCGTGATCGTAGATGGTAACTATGATGACGCTGTACGACAGGTTGCTGTTGATGCAGAGGCGAACGGTTGGACCATTATCAGCGACACAAGCTGGGATAACTATACTGAAATTCCCACCTGGATCATGCAGGGTTATCTTACCTTGCTTGCAGAAACCCAGGAGCAGTTCACCGGTGTAGGTATTGTGAAACCGACCCATCTCTTCATTCAGGCTGGTGTTGGTGCCTTGGCGGCCTCAGTGATCGGGTTCTATCATGCGCTCTTTGGTCAGGATGCACCGAAATGCATCGTGGTCGAGCCGGACAAAGCACCCTGCATCTATGAAAGTGCGCTAGCAGGAGACGGGAAACCTCATTCTGTCGGTGGAGCGCTCGATACCATCATGGCAGGACTTGCTTGTGGAGACCCAAGTCCCATCGCATGGGAAATTCTCAACGAGGATGCTGATGCCTTCATCAAGGTCCCTGACTACGTGGCCGCAAAGGGTATGAGAATGTATGCTACCCCGCTCAATGGCGACCCACTCATCATCAGTGGCGAGAGTGGGGCAGTAACGCTCGGTGCCTTTGCCTCCATCATGCAGTATTCAGGACTCAAAGAGCTGAAGGATGCGCTGGGATTGGATGAGGAAAGTCAGGTGCTCTTTATCAATACAGAGGGAAATACGGATCCAATCCACTTCCGCCAGATTATCTGGGAAGGTGCCAATCCTGTTCCCAATGAGTATTGGCATAATCTGTAG
- a CDS encoding FAD:protein FMN transferase, with translation MKYRIPFLLIVLIGISLLFVSCDKPAPEPESQSFLMLGTVCKITIYDHPSDEAFSAAFDRIREIENHMSLHTDSSEIALVNANAGKEAVQVSPDTFAVIEKALEIARQSGGAFDPTIAPLVQAWDIGGENARRPPDEEIATLLPLVDYTKVELNAEAYEVYLPEEGMALDLGGIAKGYAADEVKQILLDHGVNKAIVNLGGNVLTLGRKPDESLWRIGIQDPNDGRGAYVMIVELDDTSLVTSGPYERFLEFEGETYHHILDTKTGFPVESDFTSVSIITQSSFLADALSTSVYALGYEKGMDLINSLDGVQAVFLTDDREVILSEKASDGELGYSLTDETYRIKE, from the coding sequence ATGAAATACCGAATACCGTTCCTCTTAATAGTTCTCATAGGGATCTCTTTGTTGTTTGTATCCTGCGACAAACCTGCGCCTGAACCAGAGTCGCAGAGCTTTCTCATGCTGGGGACTGTCTGCAAGATTACCATCTACGACCACCCCAGCGATGAAGCGTTCTCTGCTGCCTTTGATCGGATCAGGGAGATTGAGAACCATATGAGTCTCCATACAGACTCCAGTGAGATTGCCTTGGTCAATGCCAATGCAGGTAAGGAAGCCGTACAGGTTTCTCCTGATACCTTTGCAGTTATCGAGAAAGCACTTGAGATAGCCCGCCAGAGTGGGGGAGCATTCGATCCAACCATTGCACCGTTGGTTCAAGCCTGGGACATTGGTGGGGAGAATGCAAGAAGACCCCCCGATGAGGAGATTGCAACCTTGCTTCCCTTGGTTGACTACACCAAGGTGGAGCTTAATGCAGAAGCTTATGAAGTATATCTGCCTGAGGAGGGTATGGCCCTTGACCTCGGCGGTATCGCCAAAGGATATGCAGCTGATGAGGTGAAGCAGATACTGCTTGATCATGGAGTCAATAAAGCCATTGTGAATCTTGGGGGAAATGTCCTGACGCTGGGAAGAAAACCCGATGAATCCCTGTGGAGAATTGGGATTCAGGACCCAAATGATGGCCGGGGTGCCTATGTGATGATCGTGGAGCTGGATGATACCTCCTTGGTGACCAGCGGACCGTATGAACGATTCCTGGAGTTCGAAGGGGAAACCTATCATCATATCCTGGACACCAAGACCGGGTTCCCTGTAGAAAGTGATTTCACCAGTGTAAGTATCATCACCCAAAGTTCTTTCCTTGCAGATGCTCTTTCCACCAGTGTCTATGCATTGGGGTATGAGAAAGGTATGGACCTGATCAACAGCCTTGATGGAGTGCAAGCAGTATTCCTCACTGATGACAGGGAAGTGATACTCAGTGAAAAAGCATCTGATGGTGAACTTGGGTATTCCCTTACCGATGAAACGTATCGCATAAAAGAGTAG
- a CDS encoding YegP family protein → MSGRFIITKTPKGFYRFSLQAANYQTVLTSKNYSSLATCREGVETIKKNALSPIEDQTLQKPGPSLKYPKYEVYFDSAGKYRYRLLASNGLNVAIAEDGYSTKAGCLNGIESISRAAVDAQVDESALQN, encoded by the coding sequence ATGTCAGGAAGATTCATTATTACCAAGACCCCAAAGGGTTTCTATCGGTTCAGCCTTCAGGCTGCAAACTATCAGACGGTCCTTACCAGCAAGAACTACTCAAGTCTTGCGACTTGCAGGGAAGGTGTGGAGACAATCAAGAAGAATGCCCTCTCCCCGATAGAGGACCAGACGTTACAAAAACCAGGTCCTTCGCTAAAATACCCAAAGTATGAGGTGTATTTTGACAGCGCTGGGAAATATCGATACCGGCTCTTGGCTTCAAACGGCTTGAATGTTGCGATTGCTGAGGACGGGTATTCCACCAAGGCTGGTTGTCTGAACGGAATTGAATCCATCAGCAGGGCAGCCGTTGATGCCCAGGTGGATGAAAGCGCTCTGCAGAACTGA
- a CDS encoding TonB-dependent receptor translates to MQKRGIFSLVLLLTVFSLFATQDLVDLGTAYELVIAETPLSEAETNTASSVSVITQEQIAAYNAQTTAELVGKAIGTSFNSVGGLGSLQTVVIRGATSSKNLIYLDGVLLSSAHDGTVDLSIIPIDIIERIEIVKSGPGNLGRTNAIGGMVNIITKKGQQSETPFSLSFENGSFLPLTHDTDEHNWLSLVDSQNINMTYADNGLVVTMGGLAAQNAFTYQDGSATRKLRENAEVFEWHGAVNFDTNISENLQFTTQNLVNYKNLGVPGGLSFGLTKDDYQKDLFTSTTNTLEITNVSELLETIAARLHYGYGQTFYHDDDYQDSAHNKHSASVQVESTWGLGQSYALTTDLLYNLDYVDSTDVGKNNRHTISTSAHGSLYFGDGNFSIHPSVNIAYLSDLKTFSPNASLGAIFSIAKNTELSATISYAENVPTFSQLYWPFMGNPNLKTEKGLNGEIGISTTNGTITYEGTLFGRNIYNDIAYDAFWTPQNIAHSFYLGTEQSIELELAEDLTLQTSYLFNKSYDLAGGNTFADNVEVSNVRKHTVKTALFFSRNLFEGSVSTEYLGSTSSLEQAFLVNLSASMQVTDALKAYVAVDNLLNTEYELTSGYPMPGTKIRIGGTVRF, encoded by the coding sequence ATGCAGAAGCGCGGAATCTTCTCTCTGGTCTTGTTGCTCACCGTCTTTTCTCTATTTGCAACGCAAGATCTCGTTGATCTCGGAACAGCATATGAATTGGTCATTGCTGAAACACCACTTTCCGAAGCCGAAACCAATACAGCTTCATCTGTTTCGGTTATCACGCAAGAACAAATTGCAGCATACAACGCACAGACAACGGCTGAGTTGGTAGGAAAGGCTATTGGGACTTCTTTTAACTCTGTCGGGGGTCTTGGCTCACTCCAGACCGTGGTAATTCGTGGAGCAACTTCATCCAAGAACCTCATATATCTGGATGGAGTGCTCCTCTCCTCCGCCCATGATGGGACTGTAGACCTATCCATCATTCCCATTGACATCATTGAACGGATTGAAATTGTCAAAAGCGGACCAGGCAACCTAGGCAGGACCAATGCAATAGGGGGAATGGTCAACATCATAACGAAGAAAGGACAGCAAAGTGAAACACCATTCTCACTCTCCTTTGAGAACGGTTCATTTCTTCCACTCACCCATGATACTGATGAACACAATTGGCTGTCTTTGGTAGACAGTCAAAATATAAACATGACCTACGCAGATAATGGTCTTGTTGTAACTATGGGAGGTCTTGCTGCCCAAAATGCCTTTACTTATCAGGATGGTAGCGCTACTCGTAAGCTCAGGGAGAATGCAGAAGTATTTGAGTGGCATGGAGCAGTAAACTTCGATACAAACATTTCAGAAAACCTACAGTTCACTACCCAGAACTTGGTCAACTATAAGAACCTTGGCGTTCCAGGGGGACTCTCCTTCGGCCTCACTAAGGATGACTACCAAAAGGATCTGTTTACTTCCACCACCAATACCTTGGAGATTACAAATGTAAGTGAGTTGCTCGAGACCATCGCTGCTCGTCTGCATTATGGATATGGACAGACATTCTACCATGACGATGATTATCAGGATAGCGCGCACAACAAACACAGTGCATCAGTACAGGTGGAAAGCACGTGGGGACTGGGGCAATCCTATGCTTTGACCACCGATCTTCTTTACAATCTTGACTATGTTGATAGTACAGATGTTGGTAAGAACAATCGACACACCATCTCGACATCTGCCCATGGAAGTCTCTACTTTGGGGACGGCAACTTCTCAATCCATCCCAGTGTAAACATCGCTTACCTCAGTGACCTAAAAACATTCTCACCCAATGCATCCTTGGGCGCTATTTTCTCTATTGCAAAGAACACAGAACTGAGCGCCACCATCAGTTATGCTGAGAATGTGCCTACCTTCTCGCAACTCTACTGGCCTTTTATGGGAAATCCCAATCTGAAGACAGAGAAAGGACTGAATGGGGAAATTGGTATTTCCACAACCAATGGGACAATCACCTACGAGGGAACATTGTTTGGTAGAAATATCTATAATGACATCGCCTATGATGCATTCTGGACTCCACAAAACATTGCTCACAGCTTCTACCTTGGGACCGAGCAATCGATAGAGCTTGAACTTGCAGAGGATCTCACTTTGCAAACGAGTTATCTCTTCAACAAGAGCTATGATCTCGCTGGTGGAAACACATTTGCTGATAATGTGGAGGTTTCCAATGTCCGTAAGCATACAGTCAAAACTGCTTTGTTCTTCTCCCGGAACCTATTTGAAGGCAGCGTAAGTACAGAATACCTGGGAAGCACCAGTTCACTCGAGCAGGCTTTCCTGGTCAATCTGAGTGCAAGCATGCAAGTAACCGATGCTCTGAAGGCATATGTTGCTGTGGACAATCTGTTGAACACAGAATACGAACTGACCAGTGGATATCCCATGCCAGGAACTAAGATCAGAATTGGAGGAACCGTACGGTTTTAA
- a CDS encoding MotA/TolQ/ExbB proton channel family protein, whose protein sequence is MEITNLILIMKKGGAVMWPLYALLVITMVLSIERGITLFLIWKNHSRMHKREIEPVLSILDLIAMIAPVIGFLGTVTGMINAFRSVAEASSVQLQIIASGLYEALYTTAFGLIISIIATISSFILETASTMLCETEEP, encoded by the coding sequence ATGGAAATAACCAACCTGATACTGATCATGAAAAAGGGGGGAGCGGTCATGTGGCCGCTCTATGCCCTATTGGTCATAACCATGGTACTCAGTATAGAGCGAGGAATTACCCTGTTCCTGATCTGGAAGAACCACTCCCGAATGCATAAGCGAGAGATAGAACCTGTACTCTCTATTCTGGATCTTATTGCCATGATTGCCCCCGTCATCGGATTCCTGGGAACCGTAACCGGCATGATCAATGCATTCAGATCGGTAGCTGAGGCATCTTCAGTACAGCTTCAGATCATTGCCTCAGGGCTGTACGAAGCGCTGTACACCACGGCATTTGGCTTGATTATCTCCATTATAGCTACAATCAGCAGTTTCATTCTTGAGACTGCAAGTACCATGTTATGCGAAACCGAAGAACCCTAG
- a CDS encoding biopolymer transporter ExbD codes for MRNRRTLGQPSDIAFLLIIFFLLLSGIASSGSVPISLESSETTETPGTALITLTILEDGSILLGDETQALQSIAKLIASAKHVSILVRRNTSWQHVVALLSIIEQQSTASFSLELSDE; via the coding sequence ATGCGAAACCGAAGAACCCTAGGGCAACCAAGTGACATTGCCTTTCTCCTGATCATCTTCTTCCTGCTTCTCTCGGGTATCGCTTCTTCGGGGAGTGTACCCATCTCACTTGAGAGTTCAGAAACAACCGAAACTCCTGGAACAGCACTCATCACTCTCACCATTCTGGAAGATGGATCAATACTTCTAGGCGATGAAACGCAAGCGTTACAATCTATTGCTAAGCTTATCGCATCAGCCAAACATGTTTCCATCCTAGTGAGAAGAAATACCTCCTGGCAGCATGTAGTTGCCCTCCTTTCTATTATTGAGCAGCAGAGCACGGCATCCTTCTCCCTGGAGCTTTCCGATGAATAA
- a CDS encoding biopolymer transporter ExbD, translating into MNKKYQHGPNSTITDIAFLLLLFFLILAISTLQTPVPLEAASTNAEILENTDIATIVVSHTGELFLDGSSIALDSIPRQDTYALLADRNTPYEIIHPIITFLKERGVGTLYCLVEDHP; encoded by the coding sequence ATGAATAAAAAGTACCAACATGGTCCCAATTCCACAATTACAGACATTGCCTTCCTCTTGCTCTTGTTCTTTCTTATCCTTGCCATCAGTACACTCCAGACACCCGTTCCACTGGAAGCAGCCTCCACAAACGCAGAGATTCTGGAAAATACAGACATTGCAACAATTGTAGTTTCTCATACAGGAGAACTGTTCCTGGATGGATCTTCTATAGCTCTTGATTCTATTCCGAGGCAAGATACATACGCGCTGCTTGCTGACAGGAATACTCCTTATGAGATCATCCATCCAATCATCACGTTTTTGAAAGAACGTGGTGTTGGTACGCTGTATTGTCTTGTGGAGGACCATCCATGA
- a CDS encoding energy transducer TonB — MKRMQRVFLIIVLVFLSILILFIPLKRNEGEAVETEEEMTPIAMLSMDRLLPPPHKPEEPLKEEESDALAEEPISAAAPTQPVHYEDETGIKEEADQIPKENNPPNNTLDEAEQENPGEDGYYYTIDMVTTRPQFNLSLLTSRIVYPRKARRQGKEGTVLLRLFIDEKGNIERIIVEEDPGYGFAEAAIAAFSNFQTTPAIRETSPVPVTLLYPIRFSLHNE, encoded by the coding sequence ATGAAGCGTATGCAAAGAGTATTCCTGATCATTGTCTTGGTATTTTTATCAATACTGATCCTCTTTATCCCTTTGAAAAGAAATGAAGGAGAAGCAGTCGAAACAGAGGAGGAAATGACTCCAATAGCCATGCTCTCGATGGATCGATTATTGCCCCCTCCTCATAAGCCTGAAGAGCCACTGAAAGAGGAAGAATCAGACGCACTTGCCGAGGAGCCAATTTCCGCTGCAGCCCCTACACAACCTGTTCATTATGAGGATGAAACAGGGATAAAAGAAGAAGCAGATCAAATACCAAAGGAAAACAATCCGCCGAATAATACCCTTGATGAAGCGGAACAGGAGAACCCAGGAGAGGATGGATATTATTACACGATTGACATGGTAACAACCCGTCCCCAATTCAATCTTTCCCTACTTACCTCGAGAATAGTGTACCCAAGGAAAGCAAGACGACAGGGTAAGGAAGGGACGGTACTCTTACGGTTGTTCATTGATGAAAAAGGGAATATTGAACGAATCATTGTAGAGGAAGATCCTGGCTATGGATTTGCTGAGGCAGCCATCGCCGCATTCTCCAATTTCCAGACAACGCCAGCAATTCGTGAGACATCTCCTGTTCCTGTCACTCTCCTCTACCCGATACGTTTCTCCTTACATAACGAGTAA
- a CDS encoding TlpA disulfide reductase family protein — MKRMLTVILLGLLLLSGCKTIPSEPMNSYEKIVKSVHDRQGNPVVVNADYLLIYYAADWCPYCVEYAEELKEQYSLYKRMYGDNLEIIFAGHINDQSDENLHAFLDQGSYSFPYIPYSLRESSGVMELLGEHRFYIPGFLLLDREGIILSSSNGATKDEYLRDRPLYALQTLLSIDCAVCTQ; from the coding sequence ATGAAACGTATGCTTACCGTGATCCTGCTTGGTCTTTTGTTGCTCTCTGGTTGTAAGACGATACCTAGTGAACCTATGAACTCCTATGAAAAGATAGTGAAGAGTGTCCATGACCGACAGGGCAATCCTGTCGTGGTGAATGCTGATTACCTGCTTATCTACTATGCTGCCGATTGGTGTCCATATTGTGTGGAGTATGCAGAAGAGCTGAAAGAGCAATACTCCCTGTATAAACGGATGTATGGAGACAACCTGGAAATCATCTTTGCCGGCCACATCAATGATCAGTCAGATGAAAACCTGCATGCTTTCCTTGACCAAGGTTCCTATTCATTTCCTTACATTCCATACTCACTGAGAGAATCGAGTGGGGTGATGGAACTACTTGGGGAACATCGGTTCTACATTCCAGGGTTTCTGCTCCTTGACCGTGAAGGAATTATTCTCTCTTCTTCAAATGGTGCAACCAAGGACGAGTACCTCAGGGATCGTCCACTGTATGCACTGCAGACCTTGTTGAGCATCGACTGCGCTGTTTGCACACAGTAG
- a CDS encoding metal-sensitive transcriptional regulator: MIQEIKTKLDPRLARIEGQVKGIRNMVQEDRYCVDILLQLSAVISALKKVEDMVMENHLNTCVADAMRSNDEDEQKQKVAELMDVIAKFRRQ; the protein is encoded by the coding sequence ATGATACAGGAAATCAAGACAAAACTTGATCCTCGGCTTGCGAGGATCGAGGGACAGGTGAAAGGGATTCGGAACATGGTACAGGAAGATCGGTACTGTGTTGATATTCTGCTACAGCTTTCGGCGGTGATCTCAGCATTGAAGAAAGTTGAAGACATGGTGATGGAGAACCACTTGAACACCTGTGTTGCTGATGCTATGAGAAGCAACGACGAGGATGAACAGAAACAGAAAGTGGCTGAGTTGATGGATGTGATCGCAAAGTTTCGCAGACAATAA
- a CDS encoding heavy metal-associated domain-containing protein, whose amino-acid sequence MKTIILTKGMHCNGCETRMVNALEQIEDIKSAKADAKSGKVVIKHKSEETITDAKSLIGEIGFEVVES is encoded by the coding sequence ATGAAAACAATCATTCTAACCAAGGGAATGCACTGCAATGGATGTGAAACCAGAATGGTGAACGCATTAGAGCAGATAGAAGATATAAAATCGGCCAAGGCCGATGCAAAGAGTGGCAAGGTTGTGATCAAACACAAGAGTGAGGAGACCATTACCGACGCCAAGAGCTTGATCGGTGAAATAGGTTTCGAGGTGGTAGAGTCATGA